The nucleotide sequence GAAGTAATAGTCACTATCAGCGCCGGCTCCAATACTTATAGTATAGGGACTGCCTAAGCCATCTTCATTGTTGATAAACTCTCTTTCGGCACCATTAACAAAATCCTTCACCAAAACGTTTTCTGACACGTTTAATGCAGAATAGTTAAAGGCGATGTCTTTGAGATAGATTTCGTCTCCAGCCGTAGCGATACCCAGTATGCTTTCTTGAATTTCTGTAGCGTTTATAGTATCATAAACCGTTAACGTTTCCATGGTTGACCCGTTTACACAGTAATAAAAGCTGTTTGCTTCGTCTGGTCTGATTATATAATCTGCGGTGGTAGCTGATGCATTAAGATAAAGTGGCAGATACTCTGCAGGGTCTGCGACATGCAGGGTGTAACTGTTGCTTGTTAACCCATTGTTGTCTGTACATTGGACATTTATGGCTACAAAGCTATCTACGGCGTCTATGTAGCAGAACTCCAAAACGTTGTCTGTGGTATGGGTCATACTGTAGCTTTCCCCCTTTCCTAGTTGTAGATTGCGTCCGTTAATTGAAACATGCATTGCATCGTTGGCAGTTACTATCCAATCGTACCTTAGAGGTGCAGCATATTCAGATGTGCTGTTTTGTATCTGAGCTTTGTAAACGGCACTTTCGCCCGCAGACAGTTTTGCACAACCAAATAAAACCAATGCCAAGAGGGATTGGTCAGTTGAATCTGTAGCGGCTGCTGAAGGCACAAACGTATCGAAGGCGTAAAAACCAAAGGCTATACCTGTAAGCAGAATAGCAGATATTAAAATCGCCGATGTTTTGGAGACCGCTTGCTGGTCAAATTTTAAATTTTTCATTTAATTCCCCATTTTATTAGTAACACTTCCGAACATTTAAAATTCACCATCAGGTGAATCATTAAAATATTTTTCAACATAACTAACACATCAAATAATATTACTACTTAAAGAACCAACCACAGCATAAACCAAAGCCACACAGATCAAACATAAACAAAACTTGGGCAACACAAACGTTACAGCAAAAAAAGAAGGGGTGGGTGGTTATTTGCGTCTTCTTAGAACTATAGCTGCGGCTGCAATGACCACGATGATTGCGGCTACTGCGATGGCTATGTAGGTGCCAGTTGGCGTTTCACTTGTGGGTGGGGGTGCAGTTGATGGGGAAGCTGTTGCGGGGGGTTGAGATGGCGCGGGTGTTTGTGTCTGTGTGGGTGGTTGTGTGGGTGTGACGGAGCCTTCGGGTGTTTCGGTTACGGTGAAGTAGGTGGTTGCGTAGGAGCTACCGTAGGATTCGGAGCCTTCAAAGGTTGCAGTGACTTGATATGTGCCGGGTACAGGGGGCATCCAAGCTATGGCAAAGCTGCCGCCCATGTCGCTAACTGCGGTTCCGATGTCTTGCCAGTTGCCGTTGGGGTCAGTGGCACTGATTTTTACGGGGACACCTGTTGCGTCAGCGGGTTTTTCTTGTTGCTCGTAGAGGTATTCCATCCATGCTTGCATGTCATCGTCGCAGATGGCGGGTGTGCCGGGTGCGCCTGGGGATTGGTCGGTTACGGTGCCGGTTATGAGTACGGTGGAGCATTCAGCTACGACGTCGCTGTTGAGTTTGACGGTGGTTTCTGTTGGGCCTTTGCCTACGCAGTAGAGTTGGTTGTCGTAGAAGTTGAGTCCTACGTAGTAGCCGTCGGATATGCCGCCTCCGCCGCCCCAGAAGCTGAGTTTGAAGATTTCGTCGCCGTTTGTGGCGTTGACGCATCTTAGGTAAGAGCCGCGCCACAGAGGCTGCGTTGGGGAGTGCTCGGTGGAGGTGGTGTAGATTTTGTCGTCAGAAACTGCCGCGATGCTAAGCGGGTAGAGTCCGTAGGGGGATTCGAAGCCTTCTTGGCTGGGGGTGTAGATCCATTCGATTTCGCCTGTTTTTATGTCGTACGCGATTAACTCGGAGCCGCTCATGCCGCTGCCAGATGAGAGCAGCAAGCCGTTGTAGATGTTGGTGTTCATGCCGTAGTAGTTCCAGTTATTTTCGGATTCAGTTGGTCCCCAGATCATATCGCCTGTTTCAAGGCTAAAGCCCCAGAACTGGCGCGTCATGGGTTGCTTGAAGAAGAACACACCATCCTCTGGGTCCACTGTTGGTCCACTCATTACGCCTCCGCCAAAGATTCCGCCTGTGACAAGGTCAGGAATTACGGTTTCGGGTGGAGTGTAGGTTATGTTCCACAGTAAGGTGCCTTCTTTTCCAGGTTCAAGGCTTAGAGCCCATAGTTGACCTTCCTCGATGTAGGTGCCGTTGTTCTTGCCAGAAGTTCCGCCAATCACGTACTGGTTTTCGCGCACTGCACGTATGCTGCCTGCGCCTGTCATGTCGGGGAGGCTTGCGTTTAGCGAGTAGCCGTTGTTGCCGTCAAAGGTGTAGTTGAGGTAGGTTCGCCACATCCAGTAGGTGTTGCCGTTGAAGGGGCGCATCCACAGGGCGCGGCTGGTGTTCCAGCATTGCAGGTAAAACGGAGCCGATGCGGGAGCATAGGGGTTGCTGGGGTCGGTTGTTCCAACGATGTTGTAGTATAGGATACTGCCGTCTGCGCCGTAGACGTTAGTGCCTCCTGCGGGGCCAAACATGCTGCCGCCGCCTGCCCATGAGGGAACGTTGATTAGTTCGCAGATGTAGTTGCCGGTGACTGCGTCAAAGAGCATCCAAGTGTTGCTATCGCCAGTTCCTGCGTATCCGCCCATAGCGCCAGTGCTCCATAGGTAGGGGAAGCCGCCGTGCTGGTTGGGGGATTCGTAGTTGTAGATTTGTCCAAAGGCTAGAGCTTCTCCGCTAATGCCGCCTGAGTAGTCAAAGCCTGAGTAGGTTATGCCAGTTACGGGTCCGGTGGTGTTGTGGTAGTATAATGTCTCGCCAGTGTAGAGGTCAACGCACCACCAGCCCATGTGGGGCGCGGCGATGCTGTTGTAGAAGATTTTGCCGTCTAGGATGATGGGGCTAAAGCTTAAGCCGTCGTAGTGGCTTGTTTGGTAGCCTATTGCACCGAATCGTTCGTCCATGATGCCTCCTGCCCATTCACTGCGTGTCCACAGTATGTGGGGGCTTTGGGGGGCTGATCCAAACGCGTAGTTGGTTGTGGATCCATAGTTTTGGGCTGCGCCGCGTAGCCAGTTGCCGACTAGGCTATACCAGCCGCGGTTCATGCTGTTTACTGGGGCTTCCCAGTATTCAGAGGGTAATGAGGGTTCTTGCCATGTTTGTATGGGTTCTTCTTGCACGGTAAAGTATGAGGGGTCGCTTGTGCTAGATAGGTAAATGTCGTTCATGCTTTCGTAGCCAAACGCGCCTGGACCCCAACCTGGATCAAACCCGTATGGGTCACCTGTTATTTTGTGTTCGTGGAAGGTGACGGTTACGGAGTATTCGCCTAGTTGGGTTGGACGATAGTTTGCCCAGCCGCTGCCTACGGGGTCGGATATGAAGTCGCCAAGGTTGTCTATTGTGCCGTCGGGTTTGGTAACTTCGACTGTGAAGGTCCAGCGGTCACCGTATTGTCCGTTTGCAGAAGGCGGGTATGCGTTGAGCCACCAGACAAGCAGTACATCCTGATTCACGCCGATGGGGTCATTGCAGGCTACAACGTAGCTCCATGTGGGCACTTCCCAGGGGGGGTCATGCGCGTTACTGACAGGCAGAGTCATAAGCGAACCAACGAGCGCTAGCAGTAAAAACATTGCAAGAAACAAAGTTGCTTGTTTATTTTTCAAAAGTTTCACTTATCATTTTCTCTCCTTTAGTTCAGGTAGTTTGCAGATGTGATTATATAGTGTATTTATAATTTTGCCATATCGCAAAAAATTCCATGGTTTTGCACGTCATTAAAAGCGTTTTAACGGGTTTTTTAGCGTCAACCCAGAAAAGTAAACAATACTTTTAAGTTGTTTTTGGCATCAAGTATGAATTGTTTTGAGGACTGCGTTATGAAGATGCGTGTGTTAAAGTTGCCCTCAGAGGTTCTCTTAAAGTGCCTGCAGGGCAAAGCCGACTTGGGGGTGGAGTTGCCCGTGGATGTTGAGCTTTTGGATTTAAAGTTTGATTTGGTTTTGGGGCAGGTGGTTGCCGTTGTAAGAAGCGAAAGCTTTGAGGACACAACAGAGTCACACCCCATTTCAG is from Candidatus Bathyarchaeota archaeon and encodes:
- a CDS encoding carboxypeptidase-like regulatory domain-containing protein is translated as MTLPVSNAHDPPWEVPTWSYVVACNDPIGVNQDVLLVWWLNAYPPSANGQYGDRWTFTVEVTKPDGTIDNLGDFISDPVGSGWANYRPTQLGEYSVTVTFHEHKITGDPYGFDPGWGPGAFGYESMNDIYLSSTSDPSYFTVQEEPIQTWQEPSLPSEYWEAPVNSMNRGWYSLVGNWLRGAAQNYGSTTNYAFGSAPQSPHILWTRSEWAGGIMDERFGAIGYQTSHYDGLSFSPIILDGKIFYNSIAAPHMGWWCVDLYTGETLYYHNTTGPVTGITYSGFDYSGGISGEALAFGQIYNYESPNQHGGFPYLWSTGAMGGYAGTGDSNTWMLFDAVTGNYICELINVPSWAGGGSMFGPAGGTNVYGADGSILYYNIVGTTDPSNPYAPASAPFYLQCWNTSRALWMRPFNGNTYWMWRTYLNYTFDGNNGYSLNASLPDMTGAGSIRAVRENQYVIGGTSGKNNGTYIEEGQLWALSLEPGKEGTLLWNITYTPPETVIPDLVTGGIFGGGVMSGPTVDPEDGVFFFKQPMTRQFWGFSLETGDMIWGPTESENNWNYYGMNTNIYNGLLLSSGSGMSGSELIAYDIKTGEIEWIYTPSQEGFESPYGLYPLSIAAVSDDKIYTTSTEHSPTQPLWRGSYLRCVNATNGDEIFKLSFWGGGGGISDGYYVGLNFYDNQLYCVGKGPTETTVKLNSDVVAECSTVLITGTVTDQSPGAPGTPAICDDDMQAWMEYLYEQQEKPADATGVPVKISATDPNGNWQDIGTAVSDMGGSFAIAWMPPVPGTYQVTATFEGSESYGSSYATTYFTVTETPEGSVTPTQPPTQTQTPAPSQPPATASPSTAPPPTSETPTGTYIAIAVAAIIVVIAAAAIVLRRRK